AGATGAACCAACAGTAAATCCACCAGTACCTCCGAGTACAGATAAGCCAAGTAAACCATCAAGACCATCTGATACAGATGAACCAACAATAAATCCACCAGTGCCACCAACAGAAAATGTGGTAAATCCTCCTATACCAGAGGTAGTAAATCCACCAATACCACCATCAGAAGATGCAATAGAAAAGCCTGTTAAGCAAATTGTTCCAATACCAGAGGTAGTAAACCCACCAGTACCACAGGAAAAGAATAATATAGTAAAAGATAATACTGTAGTAAATCCACCAGTGCCACCAAAGACAGGAGATAGTACTACATTTACTGTAGAAATACTTTTAGGGTTAGGAGCTATTGTAGGACTTATTATATTGAGAAGAAAGAAAAACATCAATTAGACCCTAACATTATAAAAATATAAATAATATTAAAAAATATCTTCTAAAATAATATTCTTAAGTGAGAATATTGTTAGAAGATATTTTTTTTTGAAGTATTATGTAAAAAAATAATCGTTTTTTAGAAAAAAAATCCAGAAAACTATAGACAAATAAAAGGATATAGGATATAATATAAATATAAAATTAAACGAGGCAAAACTAGGGAAACCTAGTCACGCAAAGCTATAGGGGCTAAAGTTTAAATAAACTATGCCAGCCAGTTGCCGAAAAGAGTAAAAATTTCTTTTTGTATATACAAAGATACTCTTGGGTATCTTTTTTATTTTGAAATTTATTACTCCCGGCCTAACTCAAAGGAGGGAATAATATGAAAACAAGTAAAAAATTATTAATCGCTATAATATCAATATTCTTAATAAGTTCAGTTCCAGTAAGTGCACATGCAGATAGTGCAACTCTACAAAATAAAGAAACACTTAGTCAAATAGTGGTTCTTCCAAGTGGAAATTACGATAAAAATGAAGCTAATGCTATGATAAATAGACTTGCAAATATAGATGGAAAATATTTAAATGTATTAAAACAAGATAACTTAAAAATAAAATTATTAAGTGGAAAATTAACAGATGAAAAAGAATATGCTTATTTAAAAGGTGTAGTTCCTAAGGGATGGGAAAACACTGGTAAAACTTGGGATGATGTTCCTGGTTTAGGTGGAAGTACAGTAGCTCTTAGAATAGGATTTAGTAACAAAGGTAAAGGTCATGATGCAATAAACTTAGAATTACATGAAACAGCACATGCAGTAGACCATCTTGCATTAAATGATATTTCTAAATCAGCACAATTTAAACAAATATTTGCTAAAGAAGGACGTTCTTTAGGAAATGTAAATTATTTAGGTGTATATCCAGAAGAATTCTTTGCTGAAGCATTTGCATATTACTACTTAAATCAAGACACAAATAGTAAATTAAAAGCTGCTTGTCCACAAACTTATAGCTTTTTACAAAACTTAGCAAAATAGAAAATTTATAAAAAAATTAAGAGATGCTAGCATTTTAGCATCTCTTTTATATTGCGTAAAAAACTAATTAATTTAATCTTATGTATATCTTTATGAGAAGATTTATTACAGGATAGTGCGGAAAGCCCACTCCTTTAGGTGTGGGATGGGTAGCACAAACAGTGTATAAAAAGTATTGACACATACACATATAATGTTAATATAAGTATATGGAGAATAAATATAGAAGAACTCAAACAACTGTTAGTTTAATTAATTATCACTTTGTATTCTGTCCTAGATATAGAAGAAAAATATTTAATATAGAAGGTTTAGAAGATAGATTTAAAACATTAGTTAAAAATAAGTGTAAGGAAATGGATATCGAAATTATTGCAATAGAATGCGATAAAGACCATACACATATGTTTTTAAATAGTCTTCCAACTTTAAGTCCTTCTGATATAATGCAAAATATAAAAGGCTATACAAGTAAAATATTAAGAGAAGAATTTATTGAATTATCAAAAATGCCTAGTTTATGGACTAGAAGCTATTTTGTATCTACAGCAGGAAATGTATGTAGTGAAACTATTAAAAAATATGTAGAAGACCAAAAAACAAGATACTAGAAAGTGAGGTGAACACTATGTCAAATTATATATTAACATTGCAATTAAAAACAGAAAAATTTCAAGAAGATATTATATGTAATACTTTTGATAAGTATAGAAAAGTATATAATTCATGTTTATCAGAACTGTTTAAAAGATATAACCACATGATAGAATCTAAAGAACATCAAGCAAATTGTAAATATAAGGGTAAAGATAGAAATAAAATATTTAGTGAAATTAATAAGAAGTATAATTTAACAGAGTATTCACTTCATAAGTTTGTTAAATCTATTGGTAAATATTACAAACTACATTCTGCTATAACTCAAAAGATAGCTACAAGATGTTTTAATGCTTTTAGTAAGTATATCTATCATCAAGCTAAACGAGTTAATTATATTAGATATAATGAATTAACATCAATAGAAGGGAAACAAAATTCAACTGGTATTAGTTATAAAGATGGTATTATTAAATTTAATAAGATGACTATTCCAGTAATAATAAAGAATAATGACAACTATGCTCAAAGAGCAATTCAAGATAAAATAAAATATTGTAGAATACTTAAAAAAGAAATTAAGGGTAAAATTAAATGGTATGTACAATTGGTCTTAGAAGGAATTCCACCTAAAAAAACAACCAATCAAGGAGAAATAAAAGGACAAATTGGTTTAGGTAATGTAGGTGTAGATATTGGAACTCAAACTATAGCTATATCTAGTAAATGTGATGTTAAGTTATTGGAGTTAGCCCATAATGTTAATAATATAGATAGGCAATTAAAATTAATTCAACGCAAAATGGATAGAAGTAAACGTGCGACCAATCATAATAAATTCAATGATAATGGTACTATAAAACAAGGAAATAAAGATAAGTGGATATTTAGTAATCACTATATTAAATTAAAAACACTAAGAAAAGAGTTATATAGAAAGCAAGTTGAAATAAGAAAGCAAGACCATTATGTATTGATTAACAAATTATTAAATTTAGGTGATAAGTTTTATGTTGAAACAATGAGTTATAAAAGACTTCAAGCTAGAGCAAAGAATACTACTATTAATGATAAGACTGGTAGAATTAATAAGAAGAAACGTTTTGGAAAATCATTAACAAATAAAGCACCATCAATGTTTTTGACTATGCTAGACAATAAGTTAAAATATAATGGTGAAAAATTATATAAGATAGATACTGCTAAATGTAGAGCTAGTCAATATAATCACTTTTTGGATGAGTACAACAAGAAAGAATTAAAAGATAGATGGAATAATGGTATGAATATTCAAAGAGATTGCTATTCTGCATTTTTAATAATGAATGTTAATGAAGATTTAAAATCAATCAACAGAGAATTATGTATTAACACATATGATAACTTTAAAATATTACATGACGAAGAAATAAATAGATTAAAAGAATTAAAATTAAATGGTTATAAATTAATATCTAGTATGGGGATATAAAAACTATATAGGTTGAGAAACGAGCCTAATATTAATGTTAATGGTGTCAACAGATACTTTGTTAATAAAAGTCTTAGGGAATATGATTAGTGATAATATGTTGTAGGTTATGATTTATCATAACTGAGAGTATTGTAGAAATTCATGTAGTACCTAAGAACCCCACGCCTTTAGGCGTAGGAGTTTCAGTGACTTTTATATAATGACTCAATATGTTTATTATGAGATTGAGTTATTATTGTAGGTATAATAGAAACTATTGAGCCAAGCACTATCAATAGAATTCCTATAATCATATTAATAGGAATAAATTCTTTAAGAATTAGTAATGCTAGTATTGGAGATATTACTGGCTTAAAGAAAAATACTAAAGATGTAAGACTAGTA
This sequence is a window from Clostridioides difficile. Protein-coding genes within it:
- a CDS encoding transposase; this encodes MSNYILTLQLKTEKFQEDIICNTFDKYRKVYNSCLSELFKRYNHMIESKEHQANCKYKGKDRNKIFSEINKKYNLTEYSLHKFVKSIGKYYKLHSAITQKIATRCFNAFSKYIYHQAKRVNYIRYNELTSIEGKQNSTGISYKDGIIKFNKMTIPVIIKNNDNYAQRAIQDKIKYCRILKKEIKGKIKWYVQLVLEGIPPKKTTNQGEIKGQIGLGNVGVDIGTQTIAISSKCDVKLLELAHNVNNIDRQLKLIQRKMDRSKRATNHNKFNDNGTIKQGNKDKWIFSNHYIKLKTLRKELYRKQVEIRKQDHYVLINKLLNLGDKFYVETMSYKRLQARAKNTTINDKTGRINKKKRFGKSLTNKAPSMFLTMLDNKLKYNGEKLYKIDTAKCRASQYNHFLDEYNKKELKDRWNNGMNIQRDCYSAFLIMNVNEDLKSINRELCINTYDNFKILHDEEINRLKELKLNGYKLISSMGI
- the tnpA gene encoding IS200/IS605 family transposase, whose protein sequence is MENKYRRTQTTVSLINYHFVFCPRYRRKIFNIEGLEDRFKTLVKNKCKEMDIEIIAIECDKDHTHMFLNSLPTLSPSDIMQNIKGYTSKILREEFIELSKMPSLWTRSYFVSTAGNVCSETIKKYVEDQKTRY